A region of Solibacillus isronensis DNA encodes the following proteins:
- the msrA gene encoding peptide-methionine (S)-S-oxide reductase MsrA: MEKATFAGGCFWCMVKPFDQWDGIEKVTSGYMGGHVENPTYEDVKRGDSGHVEVVEIEFNPEIFSYEKLLDIYWMQIDPTDAGGQFHDRGESYKTVIFTHSDEQYAAALQSKKNLAESGRFKKPIVTEIKQAETFWPAEDYHQDYYKKEETHYKEDRAKSGRDEFLDAHWKES, from the coding sequence ATGGAAAAGGCAACATTTGCAGGTGGTTGTTTTTGGTGTATGGTCAAACCATTTGATCAATGGGATGGCATCGAAAAAGTAACGAGCGGTTATATGGGTGGACATGTGGAAAACCCTACATATGAAGATGTAAAGCGTGGAGACTCTGGACATGTGGAAGTTGTCGAGATTGAATTTAACCCGGAGATTTTCAGCTATGAAAAACTATTGGATATATACTGGATGCAAATTGATCCGACAGATGCTGGCGGACAGTTCCACGATCGTGGAGAATCATACAAAACAGTGATTTTTACGCATAGCGATGAACAGTATGCGGCTGCATTGCAGTCGAAGAAAAATTTGGCGGAAAGCGGACGTTTTAAAAAGCCGATCGTAACTGAAATTAAACAGGCAGAAACTTTTTGGCCAGCAGAAGACTACCATCAAGATTATTACAAAAAAGAAGAAACACATTATAAAGAAGACCGTGCCAAATCCGGGCGCGATGAGTTTCTTGATGCTCACTGGAAAGAAAGCTAA
- a CDS encoding tyrosine-type recombinase/integrase — protein MEEIQPYVKAFTAYLKSLNKSFHTSKQYTLDAKQFAEIIQHEDQINEALQLYSKTIQEKYPSFNSVNRKFASIRHFLTFLQLRGVISVYNEEIIAPLTKQETELNVLKEKQFNRALAYWPKQYEIALNEEHEWLALRNTVIVFTVAELGIKPAELVRMEWKHIHAEKREIIVLASKSYRVLQCSKKLLELLEDYKRHTIEFMPLTEHSPYVWLGVGNKMGEPVTVKTIERIFKAMSEQLHFKVTATNMRYHAIQKLLTKKEDPKVLYEQFGYARKGVLLEREQRFPKNG, from the coding sequence GTGGAAGAAATCCAACCGTATGTTAAAGCGTTTACAGCTTACTTGAAGTCATTAAATAAATCCTTTCATACGTCGAAACAATATACATTGGACGCAAAGCAATTCGCGGAAATCATTCAGCATGAGGATCAGATTAATGAAGCATTACAACTTTATTCAAAAACGATTCAGGAAAAGTATCCTTCGTTCAATTCGGTCAACCGCAAATTCGCATCCATTCGCCATTTCCTTACTTTCTTACAGCTGCGCGGTGTGATTTCCGTATATAACGAAGAAATCATTGCTCCGTTAACAAAGCAGGAAACGGAACTGAATGTGCTAAAGGAAAAGCAATTTAATCGGGCATTAGCCTATTGGCCGAAACAATATGAAATTGCCTTGAATGAGGAACATGAATGGCTTGCATTACGCAATACTGTCATTGTGTTTACCGTTGCGGAGCTTGGTATTAAACCAGCAGAGCTTGTGCGGATGGAATGGAAGCATATCCATGCCGAAAAGCGTGAAATTATTGTACTGGCTTCTAAAAGTTACCGAGTTTTACAGTGTTCAAAAAAACTACTCGAACTGCTAGAAGACTATAAACGCCATACAATTGAATTCATGCCGCTAACGGAGCATTCACCGTATGTTTGGCTAGGTGTCGGTAATAAAATGGGGGAGCCGGTCACCGTCAAAACGATTGAACGGATTTTTAAAGCGATGTCCGAACAGCTCCATTTTAAAGTGACCGCTACCAATATGCGCTACCACGCAATTCAAAAACTATTAACAAAAAAAGAGGATCCGAAAGTTTTGTACGAGCAGTTCGGCTATGCGAGAAAAGGCGTCCTGCTTGAACGAGAACAACGATTCCCGAAAAACGGCTAG
- a CDS encoding cysteine synthase, with protein MLSKWLTSLEENGVKVETVIEKTELVEGDILNGSVYVTNLTEDEEDKIDYISLLVLCEELDGELTIVGKHSFQLVGGIRSKDGEIIPFEIIPDERWVCGKDEQLILQTTVVFLDGVAIEEQGVISYSAIE; from the coding sequence ATGTTAAGCAAATGGCTAACATCACTAGAAGAGAATGGCGTAAAGGTTGAGACTGTCATTGAAAAGACAGAGCTTGTAGAAGGGGACATATTAAACGGGTCCGTTTATGTGACAAACCTTACTGAAGACGAAGAGGATAAAATCGATTACATTTCATTATTAGTTCTTTGTGAAGAATTGGATGGCGAATTAACAATCGTCGGGAAACACTCGTTTCAGCTAGTGGGTGGGATCCGATCAAAAGATGGCGAAATTATTCCATTTGAGATTATTCCAGATGAGCGCTGGGTATGCGGAAAAGATGAGCAGCTCATTTTGCAAACGACCGTTGTATTTTTAGATGGAGTCGCTATCGAAGAGCAAGGTGTTATTTCATATAGCGCCATTGAATAA
- a CDS encoding enoyl-CoA hydratase/isomerase family protein, translated as MQVRTTRLEAEEAKIIYQETAGLAIITIHRPQLKNALTANMWDQLAKIALRTLENPKNKVLLLRGSAENFTAGSDIKEFNSISLEKAEEAFVHMERTISTIENLPIPVIGVINGPAMGAGLELALACDIRIGSDKAKMGIPVGKLGITLNNKFAKRLVDLVGPSATKDFVFTGRMYKAEEAFKAGMLNYLVAEKDLNRFAIRMGKLVAGMSPDSLLAVKRSVKECVDSAPALWEGSTPFVSETDFSEGVRAFVEKRQPVFTRQLPKQ; from the coding sequence ATGCAAGTACGTACGACAAGACTTGAAGCGGAAGAAGCGAAAATCATATATCAGGAAACTGCGGGGCTCGCCATTATTACGATTCATCGTCCGCAGCTTAAAAATGCATTAACGGCGAATATGTGGGATCAGCTTGCAAAAATCGCATTGCGCACATTGGAAAATCCTAAAAACAAAGTACTGTTATTACGCGGTTCCGCCGAGAACTTTACAGCAGGTTCGGATATTAAAGAATTTAATTCGATTTCGCTGGAAAAAGCGGAAGAAGCTTTCGTGCATATGGAGAGAACGATTTCGACAATCGAAAACTTGCCGATTCCGGTAATCGGTGTCATTAACGGACCGGCAATGGGCGCTGGACTGGAGCTTGCCCTTGCATGTGATATTCGTATCGGCTCGGACAAAGCGAAAATGGGGATCCCGGTCGGTAAGCTTGGCATTACATTGAATAATAAATTCGCCAAGCGTTTAGTCGATTTGGTCGGACCTTCCGCAACGAAGGATTTTGTATTCACAGGACGCATGTATAAAGCAGAAGAAGCGTTTAAAGCCGGAATGCTCAATTATTTAGTTGCCGAAAAAGATCTGAACCGTTTTGCAATCCGTATGGGTAAGCTTGTTGCCGGTATGTCACCGGACTCTTTATTAGCAGTAAAACGTTCGGTTAAGGAATGTGTGGATTCAGCCCCTGCTTTATGGGAAGGATCAACACCGTTTGTTTCCGAAACAGACTTTTCTGAAGGTGTTCGTGCATTTGTTGAAAAACGTCAGCCTGTTTTCACAAGACAGCTTCCAAAACAATAA
- a CDS encoding LCP family protein, with product MEEQTRQTRYRKKKMRKGRVIFVVVFLLLLSVIGYSYVQYNKGKDLASDKKIEVEGFEPDDNHPTIENYLVLGVDTRGEEKSRSDTMMLLSWNRKTNDMKLVSFMRDIYADIPGYQSYKLNTAYYLGGVPLLQETLNNMFDIPIHHYAMIDFKSFETLIDILAPNGIEMDVEKDMGGLIYVELKKGLQNLNGKELLGYARFRGDAEGDFGRVARQQKVIEALKDQLFSPKNVANIPKFIGATQGYITTDLTSKDQLTTALKAVSGGEINVEKMTIPAEGTYKINNYRHAGEVLEIDVAKNSQILHDFLNLNE from the coding sequence ATGGAAGAACAGACGCGTCAAACACGCTATCGGAAGAAAAAAATGCGTAAAGGCCGGGTAATATTCGTGGTTGTATTTCTTTTACTTTTAAGTGTAATTGGATATAGCTATGTACAATATAATAAGGGGAAGGATTTGGCTAGCGATAAAAAAATTGAAGTAGAGGGTTTTGAACCAGATGATAATCATCCGACTATAGAAAATTACTTAGTCTTAGGTGTTGATACTCGAGGTGAAGAAAAATCGCGTTCCGATACGATGATGCTGCTTTCCTGGAACAGAAAAACGAATGATATGAAGCTCGTATCATTTATGCGCGATATTTATGCGGACATCCCTGGATATCAATCATATAAACTAAATACGGCCTATTATTTAGGTGGGGTTCCGTTACTTCAGGAAACGTTAAATAATATGTTCGATATACCAATTCACCATTATGCCATGATTGATTTTAAAAGCTTTGAAACACTAATTGATATATTAGCTCCAAACGGTATTGAGATGGATGTTGAAAAAGATATGGGCGGATTAATCTATGTGGAACTTAAAAAAGGCCTTCAAAACCTGAACGGTAAAGAACTGCTCGGTTATGCCCGTTTCCGTGGTGATGCTGAAGGTGATTTTGGACGTGTAGCACGTCAGCAAAAAGTAATTGAAGCTTTAAAGGATCAGCTATTTTCACCGAAAAACGTAGCGAATATTCCTAAATTCATCGGTGCTACTCAGGGTTACATTACGACAGATTTAACAAGCAAAGACCAGCTGACAACTGCATTAAAAGCCGTGTCTGGCGGGGAAATCAATGTTGAAAAAATGACGATTCCAGCAGAAGGTACTTACAAAATTAACAACTACCGACATGCTGGGGAAGTACTGGAAATCGATGTGGCAAAAAATTCGCAAATTTTACATGATTTTTTAAATTTAAACGAGTAA
- a CDS encoding aminotransferase class I/II-fold pyridoxal phosphate-dependent enzyme, producing the protein MNIQPSKKMSLFVPAIFGDLKKHAKLQEQKGTELIDLSLGSPDIAPAETLRQKMSELTALSSSYGYTLTGIQTFNEAVCRYYKRVNNVELDPETEVVQTIGSQEGLVHLPVAFCDPGDVVLTTNPAYVAYDAGIHLAGATPYYMPLTKENQYLPDLTAIPEEIRQKAKLLILNLPGNPVPAMPSIAYFEEVVAFAKKYNIIVLHDAAYSEFYFKGDAPISFLATPGAKEVGLEINSLSKSFSLAGTRIAYIVGNAQLVGIMKQLKSNLDFGIFEPIQQVAALALDNAEQVTSVLRETFSVRHKTLMEGLTSIGWEVAPSDGGMFVWAKYPYDIKCIDFAYKAIEQTGVVMVPGTVFGTAGEGYMRLALVQPVEKLQEAVKRLSTIKL; encoded by the coding sequence TTGAATATCCAACCGTCTAAAAAAATGTCCTTATTTGTGCCGGCTATATTTGGGGACTTAAAAAAACATGCTAAATTGCAAGAGCAAAAAGGAACGGAACTCATTGATTTAAGCCTTGGGAGCCCTGATATTGCTCCGGCAGAGACTTTACGCCAAAAAATGTCTGAGCTTACGGCACTCTCGTCTTCTTACGGCTATACTTTAACGGGTATTCAAACATTCAATGAAGCGGTATGTCGCTATTATAAACGAGTAAACAATGTTGAGTTAGATCCGGAAACTGAAGTTGTCCAAACAATTGGCTCACAGGAAGGTTTAGTCCATCTCCCAGTAGCGTTCTGCGATCCTGGAGATGTCGTACTTACGACAAACCCGGCATATGTCGCATATGATGCAGGGATACATTTGGCAGGTGCAACACCTTACTATATGCCACTAACAAAGGAAAATCAGTATTTGCCGGATTTAACAGCCATTCCGGAAGAGATTCGCCAAAAAGCAAAATTACTAATTTTAAACTTGCCGGGTAACCCGGTACCAGCCATGCCATCAATCGCGTATTTTGAAGAAGTTGTGGCATTCGCGAAAAAGTATAATATTATCGTTCTGCATGATGCGGCCTATTCCGAATTTTACTTTAAAGGAGATGCGCCAATCAGCTTCCTTGCGACACCAGGTGCGAAGGAAGTCGGTCTGGAAATTAACTCTTTATCGAAAAGCTTCAGTCTTGCTGGTACTCGTATTGCCTACATAGTTGGAAATGCACAATTAGTCGGGATTATGAAACAGCTGAAGTCGAACTTGGATTTTGGTATTTTCGAACCGATTCAGCAAGTAGCTGCTTTAGCGTTGGATAATGCCGAGCAAGTTACGAGTGTACTGAGAGAAACCTTCTCTGTCCGTCATAAAACACTTATGGAAGGCTTAACATCAATCGGCTGGGAAGTTGCGCCGAGTGATGGCGGGATGTTTGTTTGGGCAAAATATCCTTATGATATAAAATGTATCGACTTTGCCTATAAAGCAATCGAACAAACTGGTGTCGTTATGGTGCCGGGTACGGTGTTTGGCACAGCCGGTGAAGGCTATATGCGTCTCGCATTAGTGCAGCCGGTTGAAAAGCTCCAGGAAGCCGTTAAACGACTATCCACAATAAAACTATAA
- a CDS encoding FAD-binding oxidoreductase, translating to MNYIEQLQQILSQEQVTTNEVLRTQHGKDESYHEPHLPDVVVYPKTAQEVSEIVALANEQRIPVVPFGLGTSLEGHVIPYEGGISLDLSLMNAVLEVRPEDFLVKVQPGVTRSQLNKELKKYGLFFSVDPGADATLGGMAATNASGTTSVRYGIMRDQVRDLEVVLANGDVIHTGGLAAKSSSGYHLNGLMVGSEGTLGVITELTLRVFGIPERIVAGRATFETIQQAVDAVVSLKQAGIPMARMELVDKQSIEKVNFASGTNFPETPTLFLEFHGNEAGLQSDVVFATELLNDNGCIELAFEQDERARNHLWELRHNMAYTYIHSAPGKKLMSTDVVVPINSLPDAIQNSREKIESMQIDAGIVGHVGDGNYHILLMVDMDSKEEIARAKELNEHVVEYALSLGGTCTGEHGVGYGKKKYQQQEHGLAYLWMKEIKRIFDPNNIMNPGKIFLD from the coding sequence GTGAATTACATTGAACAGTTACAGCAAATTTTATCACAGGAGCAAGTGACAACAAATGAAGTGTTACGTACACAACACGGGAAAGATGAGTCTTATCATGAACCACATTTACCGGATGTTGTTGTCTACCCGAAAACTGCACAGGAAGTAAGCGAAATTGTAGCACTTGCAAATGAACAGCGAATTCCAGTAGTGCCTTTTGGTCTTGGTACAAGCCTAGAAGGTCATGTGATTCCATATGAAGGCGGAATCTCTTTGGATTTATCGCTGATGAATGCCGTATTAGAAGTACGACCGGAGGATTTTCTTGTAAAAGTCCAACCAGGTGTAACGCGCAGCCAGCTGAATAAAGAATTAAAAAAATACGGTTTGTTCTTTTCTGTTGATCCGGGTGCCGATGCGACATTAGGCGGTATGGCTGCAACGAATGCGAGTGGAACTACTTCTGTACGCTACGGCATTATGCGTGACCAAGTCCGTGATTTAGAAGTCGTTTTAGCAAATGGGGATGTAATCCATACTGGGGGATTGGCCGCGAAATCTTCTTCAGGCTATCACTTGAATGGTTTGATGGTCGGTTCCGAGGGGACACTTGGGGTCATTACTGAATTGACATTGCGGGTTTTCGGGATTCCGGAAAGAATTGTTGCGGGCCGTGCGACATTTGAGACGATCCAGCAAGCAGTCGATGCTGTTGTTTCATTGAAACAAGCCGGAATACCAATGGCCCGTATGGAACTTGTCGATAAACAAAGTATTGAAAAAGTAAACTTTGCTTCCGGAACAAATTTCCCTGAGACTCCAACGCTATTTTTAGAATTTCATGGGAATGAAGCAGGTTTGCAGTCAGACGTTGTTTTTGCGACAGAATTATTGAACGACAATGGCTGTATCGAGCTGGCTTTTGAACAGGATGAACGTGCGCGCAATCATTTATGGGAGCTTCGTCATAATATGGCTTATACATATATTCATTCCGCACCAGGGAAAAAGCTGATGTCTACAGATGTTGTTGTACCAATCAATTCATTGCCGGACGCTATTCAAAACTCCCGTGAAAAAATTGAAAGCATGCAGATTGATGCGGGTATTGTCGGACATGTAGGAGACGGCAATTATCATATATTGCTGATGGTAGATATGGACAGTAAAGAAGAGATTGCGAGAGCAAAAGAACTGAATGAACATGTCGTTGAATACGCCCTGTCACTTGGAGGTACTTGTACGGGAGAACATGGTGTTGGTTATGGTAAGAAAAAGTATCAGCAACAAGAACACGGACTTGCTTATTTGTGGATGAAAGAGATAAAACGTATATTTGATCCGAACAACATTATGAATCCAGGCAAAATTTTTCTTGATTAG
- a CDS encoding AI-2E family transporter: MNKMNSLPQETSKFFSSKFIRFLGGKNLLFLLVIILLVGCTVFVYDKISFIFEPLHVLFEVIILPGVLGVILFYLLRPPLKLLVRWKVPRALAILILYIIVIALITLLVLLVFPFLRDQFTNLVQEFPVVLMALANDLLAFLNNSHFSEYFEKINFDYNQILTDFTDSFITTVKVTLGSLATGVATGITGFLSTVTGIILSLVIVPFITFYLLYEGDKMPRFILLLFPPRMRERIGDVLHDMDKQISSYIQGQILVSFCIGVMMTIGFLIIGMPYALLLGFLAMITSVVPYLGPAIAATPAAIIAIVNSPWLLVKLAIVWTIVQLIEGKFISPQIMGKSLSIHPITIIFVLLTAGSLFGVPGVVLGIPGYALIKVLISHTYRLFKERYNRFQSDETNLYEELK; this comes from the coding sequence ATGAATAAAATGAATTCATTACCCCAGGAAACGTCTAAATTTTTCTCTTCTAAATTTATTCGATTTTTAGGTGGTAAAAATTTATTATTCTTATTAGTGATCATCTTATTAGTTGGCTGTACGGTATTCGTGTACGATAAAATTTCCTTTATATTCGAGCCGTTACATGTATTATTTGAAGTCATCATATTACCTGGTGTACTAGGGGTCATCTTGTTTTACTTATTACGCCCGCCATTGAAGCTATTAGTGAGATGGAAAGTGCCGCGCGCATTGGCGATTCTAATTTTGTATATTATAGTAATTGCTTTGATCACTTTACTTGTGTTACTTGTTTTTCCGTTTTTACGTGATCAGTTTACTAACTTAGTACAAGAATTCCCAGTAGTTTTAATGGCCCTTGCAAATGATTTATTAGCATTTTTAAATAACTCTCATTTCAGCGAGTATTTTGAAAAAATTAACTTTGACTACAATCAGATTTTAACGGACTTTACAGATAGTTTTATTACAACGGTGAAAGTAACTTTAGGTAGTTTAGCCACTGGTGTAGCTACTGGTATAACAGGCTTCCTATCAACAGTTACAGGCATCATTTTATCGCTGGTCATTGTGCCGTTTATCACATTTTATTTATTATATGAAGGCGACAAAATGCCGCGCTTCATCTTACTCCTATTCCCGCCACGTATGCGTGAGCGAATTGGAGATGTATTGCACGATATGGACAAGCAAATTAGCTCCTACATACAAGGCCAGATTTTAGTATCGTTTTGTATTGGTGTCATGATGACAATCGGCTTTTTAATTATCGGAATGCCATATGCTTTATTACTTGGCTTCCTCGCAATGATCACAAGTGTTGTTCCATATTTGGGACCAGCCATTGCAGCGACACCTGCCGCAATTATCGCGATTGTGAATTCACCATGGCTGTTAGTAAAGTTAGCTATTGTATGGACAATTGTACAATTAATCGAAGGGAAGTTTATTTCCCCTCAAATTATGGGTAAATCATTAAGTATCCATCCTATTACGATTATTTTTGTATTATTAACAGCTGGTTCTTTATTTGGAGTTCCAGGTGTCGTGCTAGGTATTCCTGGTTATGCTTTAATAAAAGTTCTCATTTCACATACGTATCGACTCTTTAAAGAACGCTACAATCGTTTCCAGTCAGACGAGACGAACCTGTATGAAGAATTGAAATAA
- a CDS encoding ISL3 family transposase has protein sequence MNFNMNIPGLKDVEITKIEELEMGMAISIELPRQAHQCPACQQWTTKVHDYRIQKIKHLKWFERMTVIFYKRRRYACGCGKRFAEKASFIERYQRFTKEANQALSIRAIKAKTFKEAAEVTGTSSTTVIRRFKKMVHKEMVQGVQLPKAIAIDEYKGDTDAGKYQLIIANAETKEPIDILPNRRKETIKDYLKRYGSEVEIVVMDMSPSFKSAVRQSLGRPVIVADRFHYCRYIYWALDSVRREVQKDWHEYDRKKCKRMRHVLYKRPEKLKETDQFYLTRYTEMSPILKAAYHLKQSYCEWFDQAKKETDVSKIKEGLFQFYKQVEESGIPAFKRAIQTFKNWQTEILNSFTFGYSNGFLEGINNKTKVMKRNAYGFRRFDHFKAKILLNLKYKNLGGHVG, from the coding sequence ATGAATTTTAACATGAATATCCCAGGATTAAAAGATGTAGAAATTACAAAAATTGAAGAGTTAGAGATGGGTATGGCAATTTCGATTGAACTTCCCCGTCAGGCACATCAATGCCCAGCCTGCCAACAATGGACTACGAAAGTACATGATTACCGGATTCAAAAAATTAAGCACTTAAAATGGTTTGAGCGAATGACCGTAATCTTTTATAAGCGCCGTCGTTATGCATGCGGTTGTGGAAAGCGCTTCGCTGAAAAAGCATCCTTTATTGAGCGGTATCAGCGTTTTACAAAAGAAGCGAATCAAGCGTTAAGCATTCGCGCAATTAAAGCGAAGACATTTAAAGAAGCAGCGGAGGTTACGGGTACCTCTAGCACAACCGTAATTCGTCGCTTTAAGAAAATGGTGCATAAAGAAATGGTCCAAGGTGTTCAATTGCCGAAAGCGATTGCGATTGATGAATATAAAGGCGATACCGACGCAGGAAAATATCAATTAATTATAGCGAATGCCGAAACCAAAGAACCGATCGATATTTTGCCAAACCGCCGAAAAGAAACGATTAAAGATTATTTGAAGCGTTACGGAAGTGAAGTGGAAATCGTGGTGATGGATATGAGCCCTTCCTTTAAATCAGCGGTCCGCCAGTCTTTAGGTAGACCGGTCATTGTGGCAGATCGCTTTCATTACTGTCGTTATATTTATTGGGCACTAGATTCGGTTCGTCGAGAAGTTCAAAAGGACTGGCACGAATACGACCGGAAAAAGTGTAAAAGAATGCGGCATGTGCTCTATAAACGTCCAGAAAAGCTGAAAGAAACGGATCAATTTTATTTAACCCGCTATACAGAGATGTCTCCTATTTTAAAAGCAGCGTATCATCTAAAACAAAGCTACTGTGAATGGTTTGATCAGGCAAAAAAAGAAACCGATGTATCAAAGATTAAAGAGGGACTATTTCAGTTCTACAAACAAGTTGAAGAATCAGGGATTCCTGCATTTAAACGTGCGATTCAGACATTTAAAAATTGGCAGACAGAAATCTTAAATAGCTTTACATTTGGTTATTCAAATGGCTTCTTAGAAGGCATTAATAATAAAACAAAAGTGATGAAACGGAATGCATATGGATTCAGACGTTTCGATCACTTTAAGGCAAAGATTTTATTAAATTTGAAGTATAAAAATTTGGGTGGTCATGTGGGATGA